A genome region from Megalobrama amblycephala isolate DHTTF-2021 linkage group LG18, ASM1881202v1, whole genome shotgun sequence includes the following:
- the rpl28 gene encoding 60S ribosomal protein L28: protein MASAHLQWMVIRNASSFLIKRNKQTYSTEPNNLKSRNAFRFNGLIHQKTVGVEPAADGKGVVVVLKKRAGQRKPATSYEKITINKNSRATLASVRNIIRKNKYRRDLRTAALRRVSAILRSQKPVVVKKKRTRAPKSS from the exons ATGGCATCAGCCCACCTGCAGTGGATGGTCATCAGGAATGCCTCCAGTTTCCTTATCAAGAGGAACAAACAGACCTACAGCACT GAGCCAAATAACCTGAAGTCCAGGAATGCTTTCCGCTTCAATGGTCTCATTCATCAGAAGACCGTTGGCGTCGAGCCGGCCGCTGATGGCAAAGGTGTGGTCGTCGTCCTGAAGAAACGTGCAG GTCAGCGTAAACCTGCCACCTCATACGAGAAGATCACCATCAACAAGAACTCTCGCGCCACCCTCGCCAGCGTGAGGAACATCATCcgcaaaaataaatacaggaGGGACCTGCGCACG GCTGCTCTGAGACGCGTGAGCGCCATCCTGAGGAGTCAGAAGCCTGTGGTGGTGAAGAAGAAGCGCACCAGGGCTCCCAAGAGTTCATAA
- the LOC125252788 gene encoding E3 ubiquitin-protein ligase hyd has protein sequence MENDEDQETLGEKLYDLIYPKYTEMTPKLTGMLLELPASVVAQMLYDEAMLNKALERALTALTSSDHSEPVSHTDDAASASSDSLGEQLYDLIDLYNTGHTQKITGMLLEQKKEAVLQLLSDHVLLEERVKIALKTLQEQGDEATDVSDSSDREEVESIGETLFSFVHQLDPTHCADITGMLLEMDSGTLQQILSDRSMLEVAVQKAKSALEGAVSPTHTQMSE, from the exons ATGGAGAATGATGAAGATCAGGAGACTCTGGGAGAGAAACTGTATGATCTGATATATCCTAAATACACTGAGATGACACCTAAACTTACAG GTATGCTGCTGGAGTTGCCTGCGTCTGTTGTGGCTCAGATGTTGTATGATGAAGCTATGCTGAATAAAGCATTAGAAAGAGCACTGACCGCTCTCACATCATCTGACCACAG TGAGCCTGTGTCTCACACTGATGATGCAGCGTCTGCGTCCTCCGACTCTCTGGGTGAACAGCTGTATGACCTCATTGACCTCTACAACACTGGACATACACAGAAAATAACTG GCATGCTATTGGAGCAGAAGAAGGAGGCGGTGCTTCAGCTGCTGTCGGATCATGTGCTCCTCGAGGAACGGGTCAAGATTGCCTTGAAAACACTGCAGGA GCAGGGTGACGAGGCCACAGATGTGAGTGACAGCTCTGACAGAGAGGAAGTGGAATCCATTGGCGAGACGCTTTTCAGTTTTGTGCATCAGTTAGACCCCACCCACTGTGCTGACATCACAG GGATGCTACTGGAAATGGATTCTGGAACTCTGCAACAGATTCTGTCTGACCGGAGCATGTTGGAAGTGGCAGTTCAGAAAGCAAAAAGTGCACTG GAGGGAGCTGTGagcccaacacacacacaaatgtcagAATGA